The genomic window TTCATTGATATatctattttattaatatttttatttataaatttttttttgaaactagtCATCTTACTCTAAATTTAATCCGCTGCCACAATAAATCTTAATACTTTCTCCAATACTCAGACGTATTCCACTTTTTTTTGCTCGAAACGTAATATTTTTTGAACCGAATTGTTTTGAAAAGAGAGGATATGGATATCGAACATCAACTTCGCATGATTGGCTAAATCCACATCCTAAAGCAATCAACACTAGAATACCGAAATtatctttaaacattttttttctgtagTCAGCACACCGCTTGAACTGAATAGAAGCTGAAACTCATTTGACTAAAACTGAagactttgtaataaaataataaagtttacttatataaatattataaactttgTGCTTATGTATCTATATGAAATCGGAATCGATTGTGTACAATGCTACATATGTGCGGATTGGTTTTGATTACTGATTTAAAAcgaagtacactgaaagaaaaatactggtaaaatcaaccaaaatacGGGTCAACtgaaccgaaatttctgtcaatttttatccatcgcaacaagatgttgaatcaactgcgcacaaatcgttgattcgtaattgaccgttttagtagtcaaatgaacaagaaaaagttgttgcgacagctttgtacgaaagtacctacatatgttgcggcatttgcaaggcagatgagttttcactgagatcttttcatggcagaaatacactcagagtgcttgccgaacaatgccgaggagcgaccccgcttaggaaaattttcttctaattgaaaaaccttatttctaaaatttttatgttgctttgcccgggatgtgaacccagagtcttcggtgtggtaggcggagcacgctaccatcacaacacggctgccgctatatacatatataaatatgtgcatacatatagtgcatagcatacataagtacaaagtagagatcacagtgagcgtaaaattatttttgaaattcgctcatgtattgactgttgatcgctgttgaaatgaccagttagattgattgggaatctgtcaattttacagaattttgttaacttaagagcgacaatttctcttctgttgaaatgactaaactaatttgttcgcttgacaaagaactcggtcgaattaaccataatttgatcaatttcaccgaatctccgttaagtcaagtaaaacagaaccgatttgttgattttactagcaccatttctttcagcgCAGTCCTGTCTCATGCTGTAAAAGTCAATTATCGTACCAGATGGAGcggttctgggagtgttcgagaggaaaCCTTTTCTAAAGATTTACACAGCGGATACGCTGGCcagatgatgttccggccaagaaagaatTTTCAGCGAAACCCGCGTATGGAAGCAAAGGAAGAGAGCGGCACCAATGCCGCTgtaaggactaggtggaaaacgttTTAAATTCTCTTGGTGTGGTTCAATTGGCGCCAGCTAAATACTGCTTAATTGACTCATCCCATATAATGAGAACTAGTGCAAGCACTAAAAGAAATAGTTATTCCAAGCATGAACTTGTACGACTTTCTGCCTTAAAATTAATCGATAAAAAACACGGTGAGTATGCTGTTCTCGCAATTGTTGCAATATCAACAAAGGGCACTGCCATTGAttatttattaattctatcgtttTCATTATTTACTAGATGGATATGCGAGGCTTAGGCACGTTTTGACATTAACAGCTATACATTTTTAGTTACATATATCACTAGCAATAATAGAAATTGAAACTTTATTCAATTACTTTTAAACATGCTAAAAGGTAAACCGACAGTCGCCGCCAACACGTTCAGGTccgtaaatttttcgaagaacttttctctcgaacactcccagagccgcctcatctgatgttgttatggtccatgcgtttgcatcatatagcaggactggtacgataagtaacttgtaaGGCATGTACTTACAGCGCAGTTGTCCTGGCCAATGagatcaatgtcgtcagcatgcGGCAGTAATTTTacgctttttaaaatatttttttaaattggttaagttctgcagctagtttagtttcgaacggctcggagaggtctttcccaattctgactgagctgatggtattgctcaacgttcttgttgttgtagagataaggaaactccccgaaggccttgggtagtgttatcgatgttgatggtcctttgccggatgcagatccgatacgttccggtaccaagctcgaccagctcgggaacgatttattatgaccaccTGCGACCTTCTAGGCAATCCTGCCCTCCCACTCCCTACATACATAAGGaggtcggggtcgccagagcctcggctgttaatgaaacaggattcgctacggataggtgaggttgacaattgggttggagaagatatatattgcgctggcagccccttgaatacgtcattttgcacagccgtataagttttgcgggaaaacaaaatttagacatagcggcatataggcagctcatttACGTGCTGTGgcaggcggctttaaaatcgacgaagaggtggtcGCGGGGTTTTTGCAAGATTTGACGCATAATGAATATCTGGTCGATAATAGGTTTGTCATGTTtgaagtcgcactgataaggttcaatcagccgaTTTATGGCTGGCTTCAATCTTACGCACAATACGCTTGACTGGACCATATACGTGATACTAAGAGGGCTGATTTGgcaatagttggcgcagtttgcaggatccttCTTCTTAGGGGTATTAATAAAAATTGCACACTATCgtctcttcttcttgtagcgataaggcttcCCGAaagtattatattttatttttcgtGAAATACCACCATTAGATTCTAGAATGAGCATTGCGGgaacgattttatatgaccaTTTTAAACCTTCTAGCTCATCCGACGAACTCCCTTCGCGAGGAAACTGGTGTTATGTACAAAATGGTCACCTTGGTAAAACTTAACATTGAAGAAATTGTGATAATTTAAGGAAATATAACGAGTCATAAAGTCAATAATATGCAGTCTACAGCTTttaaccttaaaaaaaaaaattccacatgTATAACTGAGATTGGAGACCTGATGCATTTACAAAATTAACGACTAAGCCTTTATTAAATATCGAAACAAAAACATTATTGACCGtaatttaaatctaaataaaattattttaaatttgcgcCTGCGGATTATTCAGACAGTGTGGTGAGACGTAGAAACCATATCTCATTAATATGCAAAAAGAAATTTCAtatatcatttaatttttttctttttgtcaaaatttgtttattaattaGCCAAGGCGAAtttagtatagattcgccttgttaTTAGCTATAAGGAACTTTAATCAATTATACTTTTTTACTCGCTTTATACAtacattatacatatatacattacttATTGCTGTACACATGCCGTCTTCATTACGTCATTCCGATATTCAAGCTTGCGGTGTTGAGGCAACATTTTCAATTGCTTTAAAAGGAAAATAACCAATTTTATTGGCTACATCCTCAGGTCGGCAGCAAAAAGTGTAACCGAGCGATGGCAGATGCCTCAAGCTACCGAATTGACTATTTTTTAGCCATTTGATTTCATCGCATATGTCAACTTCACAAAACTCGCTGCGATCTGGATTCTTCttctgaaaaaaatgtatatatatatatatatatatatataaatatatatatgtatattagggcgggtcgatttaaaaatcgctcaatgctctgtgaaaatcgtattctgaggatcaaaataagaaactttgccgaaggaaccatacctccaaaacgaattctgatgccccccccccccccccttgggccgaacttttgggtaggggcaatttcaattctacctgctgtgtcttgtggtggcttaaaaaaagaacacaagcaattttacgatctgcaattgtgtcacagtgataccttcattttttaaaacggttgaataaaaaacccacacaactatgtttacgacatgcaaatgcatcacagtgatgccttggttttaaaagggggttgtaaaaacgctaatttctaataattttttttaatttcttttctattactaagttaaattcattttttcattcataaataaatttctaaagagaaaaataaactccaaaaagaaaaaacataggcatttcaaagtgggatttttcaaaatttgcccttgcgacccaaaggggggggacatcagaattcgttttagacgtatggttccttcggcaaagtttcttattttgatcctcagaatatgattttcacagagcaatgggcgattttttttgcctccccacaaatcgacccggtctAATGTATATAGGTAAAGATTAGGTAAAAAAGATGCTAGCGATATATCTTGATATCTTACATAAAGCGAATTATGGCCTATCACAACGAATTCCTCATCCACACCGGTTGTAATTGATTTCAAATAAGCCCATATATATCCTGGTGCCTTGATTATCATATCCTCATTACTGATGTATACAATTTTGTTTTTAGGTGAAGTGCAGTTTTCCTTTATATCTGGTATGGTAACATTTCCAAAAGTACCTACATGAACCACATATTTAGCAGTCTGGGAGCGCTCACTTATAGCGTCGACGAAGAAACGCCAATTTTCTTGACGTAATTGACGCCACcacattatatttaaaatatatttgaaatcatAAAGCTCTAATTGCAGTGATTTGTCTTGTATTAAACTATCGAATTGAAACTCTTTAATATTGAAAGGATATTTCAAGAAAATGTTGTCTACAATCTCTGAATTCGAACTATAAgagtgtaaacaaaaatattcttttaatGACATTTGAACCATACACGCAAGGAAAATAAGCTTAATCTATAATATTTAAGTTTACTTACTTtagaaaattgaaatatttattaaagccaTTGAGATTTTGTTTGAGATTAAGATATAACACATTACCAACATGAAGctgtgatatatatatatatatttacatgtgtATATAGGTATGTGAGGTTATTCAATGCTTACCTTATGAGAAACCAATAGTTTATTTTGATCAGTTATATAAGAGGCGTATTTCAGTTCAAATTTGTCTAGGTCGTAACAGACGCCTGCCTTTATGATATCGCCTCCTTCTTGCAGTTTAATACCAAATGCGTAATTCATAAAATCTTTGCATTTTGGAAGCCTCTTGCTGCTTTCATACAGGCTAACATAAGGAGAGGAAGGGGGCAATAAATTCGTACATGTTCATAAGTATTGCTTAAAATCTCGATTGAATTTAATTTACAACTGAAAACTGCGCTGCCTTTTATAACAGCATTAAGAATAGGCTCATTGAATGCGTAATAGCgactgaaatttgaaaaaaaaaaaaaaatttttaaaaatggactTGATATTGAATAAACAATCTTACCTGCTTCCGAAAATCGTAAATAATACCATTTCATTACAGTATGCTTTTATAGTTTCACCTTCTTCTAAAGTGAAATTCTCTTCATGTGCTTTAAAAACTATAGTTCTTGATCCAaaactttttgtaaaaattgGTGATTCATTATTGATGTTAATATTACAGGATAACACATAGCAACATCCCAAAAGCAATGTCACAATAAATATTGAGCTAGACGTAGTCGTGACCATTTTCACTGCATTAATAAACATTTATACTAAAGCCTGAATCAAGCTGTGAAGCCTTTTATACGAAGAAGTAATATTAAAATTATATGTACCCTtcagggaagtcagtaactagtgataaatattgctggttcagaactagaccttaAGTACCAATTTAGTTCTAGTTGGATAGTTTATAGATTTTCTCTAGTTCGAAAATCGAAAGCGTGCGTTTTTTTTAAAcgagttttatttagcttgactctgtgtagtgttgtttacgaattttgtaattgaaattcaaGTAATAGAGCAAGAGCCCGCGAAGCAGAatcagtataaaattgcttcgatgttctttgaagtttagaaggattaaacgtgtctggctaatcaaaccactatggaaagtgtctggcaatgaggcaagtggcttcttatatcgtgacgaagaccatatatgaaaatcagtttttaaaaatgacgaaagaaaggtctatttttctgcaaaatttttgcacgatatctcttaaagccactatgactcaagttttataatagaccaacgattcTGCTTCACGGGCTCTTGCTctattacttaaatttcaattacaaaattcgtaaacaacgcaacacagagtcaagctaaataaaaaccgtttaaaaaaactcACGCTTTCGATTTTCGAAATAGAGGAAATCTATAAACTATCGAACTAGAACTTAATTGGTATTTaaggtctagttccgaaccagcaatatttatcactagttactgacttccctgaagggtacatacaattttaatatgacggcggccaccgtggtgtgatggtagcgtgctccgcctaccacatcgtatgcccacccgggcaaagcaacatcaaaattttagaaataaggtttttcaattagaagaaaatttttctaagcggggtcgcccctcggcagtgtttggcaagcgctccgggcgtatttctgccatgaaaagctctcagtgaaaactcatctgccttgcagatgccgttcagagtcggcataaaacatgtcgtccggccgatttgtaggaaaaatcaataggagcacgacgcaaattggaagagaagctcggccttagatctcttcggaggttatcgcgccttacatttattttttttgttttcaatatgactcaagttttatagtAGACCAACGATTCTGCTTCAGTTGGAAgcatgcactgacgaaatttcaacttttataaaatgacgaagatctggcagtcacgggctttTATACtataacttttattattattattattattattacgattcagtaaaaagaaaaaactccgctaggtggcgcataaatcgatatatttcaaaaaatcgtattttggtCCGACTTGGCttatatttagaacatatattatatacaggaatagaaatcgctttatgaaataAAGTCCCGC from Eurosta solidaginis isolate ZX-2024a chromosome 3, ASM4086904v1, whole genome shotgun sequence includes these protein-coding regions:
- the LOC137243382 gene encoding uncharacterized protein, which codes for MNYAFGIKLQEGGDIIKAGVCYDLDKFELKYASYITDQNKLLVSHKLHVGNVLYLNLKQNLNGFNKYFNFLNSNSEIVDNIFLKYPFNIKEFQFDSLIQDKSLQLELYDFKYILNIMWWRQLRQENWRFFVDAISERSQTAKYVVHVGTFGNVTIPDIKENCTSPKNKIVYISNEDMIIKAPGYIWAYLKSITTGVDEEFVVIGHNSLYKKNPDRSEFCEVDICDEIKWLKNSQFGSLRHLPSLGYTFCCRPEDVANKIGYFPFKAIENVASTPQA